In Streptococcus parasuis, the following proteins share a genomic window:
- a CDS encoding MBL fold metallo-hydrolase — translation MKIHKTINPVAVQNTYYLESDTHLIVVDPGSDWNKIHDKIEQIGKPITAILLTHTHYDHIMSLDILRETYHFPPVYVAESEASWLYTPEMNLSGLPRHDDMENVICKPAEQIFQFEKEYKFDGFHFIVVPTPGHSIGGVSFIFPEEECVITGDALFRETIGRTDLPTSNFEDLIYGIQNNLFTLPNHYTVYPGHGQNTTIAHEKNFNPFFKR, via the coding sequence ATGAAAATCCATAAAACAATCAATCCAGTGGCCGTCCAAAATACCTATTATCTTGAAAGTGATACCCATCTGATTGTAGTAGATCCTGGTAGCGATTGGAACAAGATTCATGATAAGATTGAACAAATTGGAAAACCAATTACTGCAATACTCTTGACCCATACTCATTACGATCATATTATGAGTTTGGACATTCTACGTGAAACCTACCACTTTCCACCTGTATATGTTGCAGAAAGTGAAGCTAGCTGGCTTTACACACCAGAAATGAACCTGTCCGGACTACCTCGTCATGACGATATGGAAAATGTCATTTGCAAACCCGCAGAACAAATCTTTCAGTTTGAAAAAGAATACAAATTTGATGGTTTTCATTTTATAGTTGTTCCCACACCTGGCCATTCGATTGGTGGTGTATCCTTCATCTTCCCTGAAGAAGAATGCGTGATTACAGGTGATGCCCTATTTCGTGAAACCATTGGCCGGACAGACCTTCCTACAAGTAATTTTGAAGACTTGATTTATGGAATCCAAAACAATTTATTTACTCTGCCAAATCACTATACTGTCTACCCTGGTCATGGACAAAATACGACCATTGCCCATGAAAAAAATTTCAACCCATTTTTTAAGCGATAA